Within the Bacteroidales bacterium genome, the region GCTGGGCCATGCTAATGATTGAGGTGCACTGTGGATGGTCACAGGATGGCTGATGGCATTCCTGGCAACTGAGGTATCACTGATCGTGAGCACCACGGGTAAAAGTACCCGCCACGCCATAGCTATGTTATGGGTATTGTGTTTGCAGGACTGCCATCACCAAAGTTCCAGCTGTAAGTCTGAACGGCTCCTACCTGTGTGGCGGTGGTTCGCAAAGAAGGTGGTGGCTGATCCAAGGCAAAGCAGGCTGTCATTGTAAAAATCTACCCTGGTTTTGAACAATGGATACATTCTGTCCCAGGTATCCGGGCATCCTGAAGCATTGGCAGTAATAAGCCTTACTAAATATGCGCCCGGGCTAAGAAGTTAGTACCGGGTTGGTTTGGCATTGAGTTGCTGCTTCCCGATGGCGGATCGCCAAAGTTCCAGCTGTGGATACCAGTGTGGGACCGCCATTCAGACTGGTCTGGTCGGTAAACTGTGTGGCTTGTCCCTGGCAGGTATTCTGCAAGAGAAAGGAGAGCGGGAAGCAGAGATGGTCACAGGGATAACACGTGTATGGCTGCAGCCCCGCTGTGCGCCCAAGGTCAGGCTTACAAGGAAAGTGCCCGGCTGGCTGTAGGTATGTGTTACCGTGGGGGGGGTAAGTAGTAAAAGGGTATCATTATCATCACCGAACCGCCAGTACCAGTTGTTGATTATTCCTCCACGTTACCATTGCCAAGATCGGTAAAGGTGATCTCCGTACCTGGAGCAGGCGGGGGTATTGAAGATGAAGGGACAGCGGTACGGGGTCAGCCGACCACTGAATTGGTCTTGTGTTTATGGAGTTTGCCGTA harbors:
- a CDS encoding PKD domain-containing protein, which gives rise to MINNWYWRFGDDNDTLLLLTPPTVTHTYSQPGTFLVSLTLGAQRGCSHTRVIPVTISASRSPFSCRIPARDKPHSLPTRPV